Proteins encoded within one genomic window of Humulus lupulus chromosome 1, drHumLupu1.1, whole genome shotgun sequence:
- the LOC133796734 gene encoding protein TIC 21, chloroplastic: MQTLLLPAGRTGLYPAVAEPSAPNLPRCSGRPIYVNNLRLPSSNSLFSTKTFQPSSSSSLFLLAPQLPYIALENRRTPLVFANLRATSSSTPITSPNDESEKAKLAQVAKRLENTSRYFKRLGSLGLWGQLVCTIVAAVILSFSVVVTGKVTSPATFYATAGGIAAAFISVFWSFGYIRLSDRLRKTANDPSKAPPRAEVVKSLRNGIVVNLLGMGAAILGMQATVGILVAKALTTSANPYYQGITPGSSPVLALDVFLVQASANTILSHFLGLVFSLELLRSVTLPSPENIPVPRLA; this comes from the exons ATGCAAACGCTACTTTTACCGGCGGGTCGCACCGGCTTGTACCCCGCTGTGGCTGAGCCCTCCGCTCCAAATCTTCCCCGATGCTCCGGGAGACCAATCTACGTTAACAACCTGAGACTCCCTTCCTCGAATTCTCTCTTTTCTACCAAGACCTTCCAGCCTTCGTCTTCCTCTTCATTGTTTCTGTTGGCACCGCAGCTGCCGTATATTGCTCTGGAGAATAGGAGAACACCTCTGGTGTTTGCCAATTTAAGGGCCACTTCTTCGTCTACGCCTATCACTTCCCCAAACGATGAGTCTGAGAAGGCCAAGCTCGCTCAG GTGGCGAAAAGATTAGAGAACACTTCGAGGTATTTCAAGAGATTAGGGAGTTTAGGGCTTTGGGGGCAGCTTGTATGCACCATTGTAGCTGCTGTGATTCTTTCGTTTTCAGTTGTGGTGACTGGCAAGGTCACATCTCCTGCTACGTTCTATGCTACTGCTGGTGGGATTGCAGCTGCTTTCATTTCCGTATTCTGGTCATTTGGCTACATTCGGCTCTCGGATAGGCTTCGAAAAACTGCTAATGATCCTTCAAAG GCTCCTCCACGGGCTGAAGTCGTGAAAAGCTTGAGAAATGGCATAGTAGTGAATCTACTGGGCATGGGTGCTGCAATTCTTGGCATGCAAGCCACGGTGGGAATATTAGTTGCTAAGGCTCTTACTACCTCGGCAAATCCATATTACCAAGGGATCACTCCTGGTTCTAGTCCTGTTCTTGCATTGGATGTCTTCTTGGTGCAG GCATCTGCAAATACGATCCTCTCTCATTTCCTGGGTCTGGTTTTCTCGTTGGAATTATTACGCTCAGTGACATTACCCTCTCCAGAAAACATCCCTGTCCCTAGACTCGCATGA